The nucleotide sequence GTGTTTCAAAAGCATTATGCGCATAATACGTACTATATTTGATTTACTAGTTTAGCAAATGAAAGCAAATCGATTCAGAAACATTTCTAAATTAATCtttcaacattatatttacTCCAATCGATTCATTTTAAATCCACTGTAATTTGAATCGTAAGAATCGTACTTTCGCTACCATCTTTATTTGAATCGGTCACTCGAAATGTTCATATAACATGTGTGTTAAGTGTAGACATCTTCCCCTCGTAATTAGATCGTATATGCGTACGGTAGTATAATCGAAGTAAGTTCATTTTAATCCGAAACTTAAGTAGTAGCTTTATAATAAAAGCGGTGCTTTAAGTTAAAAGTTACGATCTAACAAGTAATTATAATAGAATGCATGCATTTCGTAAATGGCGAAGATAAATATACGACGAagataaataaacaattaatcaACTGTAATAATATTTTTGCATATCTTTCTGAACGACATTTCGCAAATCTTCCGTACGTATTTTTCAATATATGTACATAACTAAAACTAACTTGAAACGCTACTTCGAACGCACCAGTAACACCTAATATGATGATCTTACCGAACGTTGTCACCGGTCGATTCAATCTTCGATTTTGCTTCTCGTTCTAGTCGATGTTCGAATGGAACGGCAGTCTAAATCGTAACGACAGAATCCCGGAGCGTGTCGACTTCGGATATGCAAGGCCGTCCTTAGCAGAGTGCCGGCTCCGAACAATTACGATCTCGCCTTTGTTTACATGAATCGAAAGGCACGCAAGTACTGTCACAAAAACTGCGTGCCCCTGCCTCGGGCATCCATTAGCAGGATGCAAAGTGTGATTCGAATGTACAGAAGGCATCGCGCCGGTGAACGTGCAGAAACACAAACATGTACTGTTAAGGTTACAAAAACACTTGCTTCAAGTTGCTAAGGATTAGTTGTGTACTAAGGGTTTCACGACGCTCGACGATTCTTATCATTCCGCACGTACGGTTAGTGTGTACACGCGAAATCCATTGAACAAGGCTGTCGCAAAATAAAATTCAACAATTTCATTGCATCGTTGATTAGCTCTATTCACTGGAACGAGTCGAAAATCTGACTTATATTGTATACTATGATcagtagactgtggatttttatgcaaaataaaaattctcgtcaattgcaagaaataggaaCTAAATAGCAAATTGTTTCTTTCCGTAAGaattttaatcgattaaaaatataatacattgagacattttttaattcttttaatctcttTACTATATTAAGTTGCGACTACACAGagttgccataaatgcatacgaTCCGAAGTCTATTATGTTCCTCATAATTGTTGCGTTCGATAtatagaaattatttaaaaacgtTGTAATAATATGAAACgaagttgaaaataattataactcATCGCAAAATAAATCTGATTAACACAGGATTCAGTGGAGTGTGAAATTCCAAATAAACATTTGCATTTCCGGGTTTTGACACGACAATTTGATATTTCTGTCCAGTCATACACATACGTGTTTCCATACTTCGAAAAGACGCGATGTATTTACGCTACATAAAGAAAAACGTAGGTATAATAATGTAGAATAAAACTTACGAAAATCGGTTTTCTTCGCATCCGTTTCCCGTCTGTTCTATTCGTATTCTTTTTTTCTGTAGAACGCTGAGTGTCACCTTAATTTTCACCGGTAGTGTTAGACGATTCTAACCCTTTCGCGCGTGCCGCTGGACACCGGTACCACGCGCCGCGGAAACTCATTTTGAACAATACATTTGTTGTTTTTATCGGAAATGTCAGATCAACAGTGTCACTCGTCGTAGGGCCAGGACTTTTCGTATCATCGTATACGAAATGGTAACGGTGTTTTGAAAGATAACCGATTTTCACGAAAAACTCTTAGCTACACCGTCCGTACGCTGCCAGCAGCGAAGGCGACTGAAAACAGAGAAGCAGAGAATCGGCCCGGCCGGCGAATTGTCGGTCCTGGACGCCCTTGTCATACGGTGAATACGAAAATTTGATTTGAGAATACTAGCACCGCCTGGCGGAAGCGGGAGCATTCTTTTCGTCCACACGATTTTCTCAACCGAGCTACGACGTGCTCTTTTTATTGAAAGatgcaaaattttaaaaacgtttcgtaaaagtttttaatattttcaacatTTCATGAAAAATTAATTGTGTCAAATACTAATGTCACATTGAATCCATTGCATGAAATTTTGTATAGTTGTACTTttagtaattttataatttgagATAAACATTTTGTAAAAGTAAATGATaagcttatttattattattatcgacaATTATATTACGAATCGATTTGTTTGgaaataaaacataaaataaaaaatattgttttacaatTTCTATTAGTTTTCTTCGCAAAAGTACGCAATATATAAACTGCAACTATACTTTCTGTGTATGAAAGaattaaacgatttatttctatTTCGGTTAAGCTTTATTCCTGATTTTTACAGATATAGCTCCACCGTGTTggtaatacttttatatatcGACTTCTCAAAGATCggaaattcatgtttttcgaatttaTAAATAAGGATACAATTTTCGGAAAAGATGTTTTGTTATACATAAAATTATTGATTTCACTACagatattactatattaaccaACAAGTAGCGTTTTACTGTCAGTAAACTCATATTGTGGGACTTCCAGATTGAGGGGGGCTGGTCCTTTCCTAATTCTTCCACTAGCGTCATAATGAGAACCGTGGCAAGGGCAATAGTAACCACCAAAATCTCCAGCATTCGCTATTGGGACACAGCCTAAATGTGTGCACACACCGAGAACAACCAACCATTCTGGTTGTTTAACACGCTCTAAATCATTTTGGGGATCTCGAAGAATTGAAATATCGACTTTTCCTTCTTTTGCAATTTCAGCTGCTGATCTGTTGTTACATAATAAGCATTATGTTTATTTTTGAGATAGGTAACGTATAAAACTTTGAACATAAACACTTGCCTGTGTCGCACGAACAGTGGCTTGCCACGCCACTTGAAAACAGCGCTTTTTCCTTCAGGAATGGTGCTAAGATCTACTTCTATTTTAGCCATAGCTAATACATCGGCCGATGCACTCATGTAAGATACCAAGCCATAGGCAATCCCCTTGGCTACGTAGATACCACTAACCACGGTAGCTGTAtaagaaatgaaatttttaatttagaaAGTCGTGCGAAAGAATCCCAACAATAGTTATTACCTCCAGTCACAAGATACGCGGTTGTTCTTCTAGCAGCTTGATTATCTTTTACTTTTTCTTCTGGGTTTTTTACATTTCGATACGGAGTGAAATCTGGCCATTGAATATCTGTATGAGCCCATCTTTTCTGCGATGTTTGCGTAGCTCCTGatacaataaaatcaaatataaaTAACATCAGTTATAAATAATGTCATCTGTAATAAATAGTAACAGATAGAAAGACTGACATGTTAATTTCTATCATTACACAGTGGATCGATTGATAGTACAGAGTTCTGTAAATCGTACACTATGTGTACGATACGATTATATAATCGAAATATTGAAATTCATAGTTTGCCACCAACCAACATAAAAACTAATAagattgtatttttaaaaaaagcttCAAACCTGTGATTCCTGAGCTTACACGCAGAGATCTACAGAAAAGACTGTCAGAAATACTTTGATTAATCAGTATACTGACGACAGGCTTAACGAGAATTTTAGGTTTCGCTGCAACACCACTACCAGCTACGGgtgcaaatccattcgtaactaCGGTTGTCGCCGCTTTTAAAATCGGCGACACGTTTGGCGATTTTGCCACCACATTCATTTTTACTATCTACGCAAGAAATAAAGAAGTGAACCACCAAGTGAACGTATCAGATGGTTTCAGACACTGAACAGACTGGACCAGACTTCCCAAAACCTATATGTCAGATGGCTCTGCTGTGCTAAGGATCATGTAGTTTGTAGGCTATAGACTATACATATAGACGTTGCACGTTGCACAGCCTGACGAAGTTATGCGCAATCACAAGCTTCTATACCTATAATATACGCGtattatatagaaaatataaatttttgtgcacaatgcATAATACGCAAAACTATGTACAGTTTGTAAGTTCGCGCACAAAGCTCACAAATTGGTAACTTTCCAATTTCCTACGCATATATGTATTTGTATCTTTGTATAACAGAAGATATTAAGTTTTCTATATTCTTAAACAAATAATCTTTTACGCGCACATGATAATACACTTTTTACTAAAATTGGTGGATTCAATAGTAATGTTTTATGTTACACAATATTTGTAATTTCTCAATTACATATCGACGTAGTGATTTTccgctaatatatatatattcattttaCGTAccattgaatatatatatatatattcaatggTACGTAAAATGAATTTTGATCTTCTGTATAGGATATACGTTGTAGAAAATGGTGGAAAATATTAGACAGTTatgaagaaatattttttttacgaaGAGAAATGTTACATTATATACACTTTTAAAAAATATGCATAAAAGTCAATGCTTCAATTTGACTTAGTTCTGTTAAAGTGACACGATTCAAAAAGATTTGACGTAGttaggtaaaattaaaattacgCAGATAATTGTGTAAGAATTTTTGTTTCTACTAACAACCACAAGATGTCGCCACTATCGCTCGCGTTGAAATCTGTACATTTTTCTGCATTACCgacatgaaaaataaaaaattgttttaaaaaatatctttttttCGTAAAAAATTGCCAGTTGTTACTCACGTAAAGAAAAACTGACTACATACACGATATTGATTTACACGAAccgatattaattttatattcttgtaatgttaattaaaatgtatatattttccatttttgattaaattaagaaattaaattaAGGAAATCactttatcttattttattttcttgcacTTTTCCTATTACCTTACCTTACCTTTCGGTCTTAAAGAGGAAACGAAAGGGTCAAAGAAGGGTGAAAAGAGGGAAAAGATAAAGATGATCAACAGGAGGCGAAAGAGTTAGTGATGAAAAGGAATGAGTGAAGAAAGGGGAAACGCCGAAGAGAAAGTAAAGGAAAAACCAGTGGAGAGTACGACGAAATTTATAAGAAAAGAGGTAGACAAATGGGTGGAAAGAAGTGTAAGAGgggaaagggttaagaaaaagaCTACGAAAGGAAACAAACATTCTCAGAAAAATTTACAATCAATGTTGTCTGTCGA is from Megalopta genalis isolate 19385.01 chromosome 4, iyMegGena1_principal, whole genome shotgun sequence and encodes:
- the RFeSP gene encoding Rieske iron-sulfur protein, whose translation is MNVVAKSPNVSPILKAATTVVTNGFAPVAGSGVAAKPKILVKPVVSILINQSISDSLFCRSLRVSSGITGATQTSQKRWAHTDIQWPDFTPYRNVKNPEEKVKDNQAARRTTAYLVTGATVVSGIYVAKGIAYGLVSYMSASADVLAMAKIEVDLSTIPEGKSAVFKWRGKPLFVRHRSAAEIAKEGKVDISILRDPQNDLERVKQPEWLVVLGVCTHLGCVPIANAGDFGGYYCPCHGSHYDASGRIRKGPAPLNLEVPQYEFTDSKTLLVG